One region of Flavobacterium sp. KACC 22763 genomic DNA includes:
- a CDS encoding MutS-related protein, with product MKAYPDNVAKYSELYNKTNKKYNSISLLRLLSIFLFLFFMFYYIKTDQILYVILAVLSFAGFIFFMRIHSRVSFQRLLAETLLKINKNEIAFLKREKTPFENGTEFIDFHHPYAYDLDIFGDHSLFQNLNRTASFIGKKTLAELLLHTLPETEILENQEAVNELKSKIDWRQEFQALAIISQDSKQSYEAIKHWTSFTNNSLPKVLVALSFILPLTFFGFLAAYFVTSKTIILSYLTYIFIANLIVLGRAVKRIQSEIAKADNVANIIKQYSLLIEKIERESFQSKKLRHLQEQLNFKNAKASQHLKQLSELFSRMDTINNFVTATLFNGTFLFNLHVLKALLKWKEDYASEMNHWVSIIGEIEALNSLANLAYNNEDFVFPEINSDYKIEFKNLSHPLLNPTTRVGNDTLFHPQSFVILTGSNMSGKSTFLRSLGINMVLSGIGSVICASEAKVNPLPVLVSMRLSDSLSDSESYFFAEIKRLKQIMDELENQPAFVLLDEILRGTNSDDKRNGTIEVVKKIISKKAIGAIATHDIEVCLTTNEYPEILTNQCFEVEIQNNDLHFDYKLRNGICKNKSATFLMQKMGVI from the coding sequence ATGAAAGCATATCCAGACAACGTCGCAAAATACTCAGAACTCTATAATAAAACCAACAAAAAATACAACAGCATAAGCCTTTTGAGGTTATTAAGTATTTTTCTTTTCTTGTTTTTTATGTTTTATTACATCAAGACAGATCAAATACTTTATGTTATTCTAGCTGTTTTATCTTTTGCTGGTTTTATTTTTTTTATGAGAATACATTCGCGAGTATCATTTCAAAGATTGCTAGCAGAAACGCTTTTAAAAATTAATAAAAATGAAATTGCTTTCTTAAAAAGAGAAAAAACACCTTTTGAAAACGGCACGGAGTTTATTGATTTTCATCATCCTTATGCCTACGATTTAGATATTTTTGGAGATCACTCTTTGTTTCAAAATCTAAACAGAACCGCTTCTTTTATTGGAAAAAAAACGCTTGCTGAGTTATTACTTCATACGCTGCCTGAAACAGAAATTTTAGAAAATCAGGAAGCTGTAAATGAATTAAAAAGCAAAATTGATTGGCGACAGGAATTTCAGGCTTTAGCAATCATAAGTCAAGATTCTAAACAATCTTATGAAGCTATAAAACATTGGACTTCTTTTACAAATAATTCATTGCCTAAAGTTTTAGTTGCATTATCATTTATTCTTCCTCTAACATTTTTTGGGTTTCTGGCAGCTTATTTTGTTACATCAAAAACTATTATACTTTCTTATTTAACGTATATCTTCATTGCTAATTTAATTGTTTTGGGAAGAGCCGTAAAGAGAATTCAATCGGAAATAGCAAAAGCTGATAATGTCGCTAACATCATAAAGCAATACAGTTTATTGATTGAAAAAATTGAACGTGAGTCTTTCCAATCTAAAAAATTACGTCATTTACAAGAACAATTGAATTTCAAGAATGCGAAAGCAAGCCAACATTTAAAACAGCTTTCTGAGCTGTTTTCAAGAATGGATACGATAAATAACTTTGTAACAGCTACTTTATTCAACGGAACATTCTTATTCAATCTGCATGTTTTAAAAGCATTATTAAAATGGAAAGAAGATTACGCTTCTGAAATGAATCATTGGGTTTCTATTATTGGCGAAATTGAAGCTTTAAATAGTTTAGCTAATCTAGCCTACAATAATGAAGATTTTGTTTTTCCTGAAATCAATTCAGATTATAAAATCGAATTTAAAAATCTAAGCCATCCGTTACTCAATCCTACGACAAGAGTTGGAAATGACACACTATTTCACCCACAATCTTTTGTGATTTTGACTGGTTCAAACATGTCAGGAAAAAGTACTTTTTTGAGAAGTTTAGGCATTAATATGGTATTGAGTGGAATTGGATCAGTTATTTGTGCATCAGAAGCTAAAGTAAATCCATTGCCAGTGCTAGTTTCAATGCGATTATCCGATTCTTTATCTGATTCTGAATCGTACTTTTTTGCTGAAATTAAACGTTTAAAACAGATTATGGATGAACTTGAAAATCAGCCTGCATTTGTTTTATTAGATGAGATTTTAAGAGGCACAAACTCTGATGATAAAAGAAATGGAACAATCGAAGTAGTGAAAAAGATAATTTCTAAAAAAGCCATTGGCGCAATTGCTACTCATGACATAGAAGTTTGTTTGACTACAAATGAATATCCAGAAATTTTGACCAATCAATGTTTTGAAGTTGAGATTCAGAACAACGATTTGCATTTTGATTATAAACTCCGAAACGGAATCTGC